The following nucleotide sequence is from Oenanthe melanoleuca isolate GR-GAL-2019-014 chromosome 5, OMel1.0, whole genome shotgun sequence.
TTCTTTATGTCTTTCAGGTTTTGCCAAAAGCCTGGATAGTTTTGCTTCTGGCACTTGCATAGATCCAAGCTGGTAACTCAAGGGCTTAGGCAGTGGCAAAGATGGAGTGGAGGAGCTATAGGAGTTAGTTATAAGAATTGATTATCACCCCTGGTCAGGCTAGAGGCTCCTCAAGTGCGGAAATGGCTGACATTTTACTTTCCTAATGGATACCCtaacaattattaaaaaacaaaaccaaaaacatagtaaaagaaaaatatctgttgctgagactgaagaaaaaaaataaacaaaaaccaaccaaccaaccaaaacccacagtaccaaaagaaaacataaaaccattaaaaattgtagtatttcagtgttttaccCACAGCAGACTTTGCATCCTCCATCAAATAACTGACAGCTGCAGAAACCGTGGCACCAGTAAATTATCATGGAATTTTTCTGGCTCAGCCTAGAcataaaggtttttttccagtttaataATGGAGCctaatttttcttccattatcACTGGCCGTGCAGCCCAAATGGCCAAATAGATCAGAGGCACTCACCAGGCTGAAAACTGCTCAGATtgctctgtgtgtcctgtgtttAATCTGTGAGAGGTGATGAAGCTTTTAGCatccttcatttatttttaagtcttgAAAATCTAATGAAATTATACACTGGGGATCTTCACCACCGGGTGCTGAGTGTCTCTGGAAATTCAACTAATGTGCTAAGGTTTTGGGGAACGGTCTGCTCTTCACAAGATGAGCTTTTTACTGCTCTAAGTGGACAATAGTACGTAAGACTgaggggaggaggcaggaatTGGTAGGAAGAAAGAAGCCGAGGTCCAGAAAATTTGTGTTGTTATTATTCTGTTCTGTATTGGGTCAGTTCTTTGGTGTAGCAAAGATGCAATAAGGTCAGGGCTTCACAGGAATAACCAGTCAGTGACCTTGGCTTGAAAATCTGATTGTGTAAAATTAACCAGAACACAAGGACTGACCGTAATAAAGAGCACGGAAGGAGCAGGGTAGGAAAATTTAAAACAGTAGCTGTACGATCctgcagtgaccccagtgaATCATACAAACATACAGACAATTCAGCAGTTCTTTGAACAGTGGGGGATTTACATGTGAACTAATAACAAATTGCATCTTCAGGCTTCCCAAGAGTGAATCTCAGATCAGATGTGAGAGATgacagggagggagcagggccagaACTTCAGGGAAATGCCTATGTGAATAAACTAAGTATTGCACGGGAGCTTGTTGGACATTTTAGCTGGGATCTCTGGCAAAGTACAGCTTAGAGCTGCCTCCTGACACAATGAaacaacagctgaaaaaatCCCTGCCTTGTTACAGCCATGTAGACCTAGGataaaccaacaaaaccccTCTCAAACCTCACAGGGTGGTAAATTACCATTGGTAGTTCCGCTGTCAAATGAAGTGCAGGGAATCTCCAAGAATCAATGGACTTCATCTGGTGCTTACAAAGCAACTAGAGTCTGCAATCAGCTTTCATCCTTCTGGACCATCTCCCATGTGGATGCTTTTGCCAGCATCGGTTGCCTGAGGTTATCAAAATCATGTCCGatcttccctgctctgcatcaAGGTGGCTTCAGGCTTGTCTTTGGTTATTagcaaatctttttttctcagattcTTAGCTCCAAAAcagttctgaaatatttatgtatgtTTGGAGAGCTTGGAATCCCACTTGGAGGGCAATGTTGATAGActgcttttttcctcagatCAAAGATTCCATGTTGACACAAACCAGCGTAGCCAAGTTTTATTCTTTCACAGCTTTGCTTAGCTCCAGGTTGGTTTTCAATTCATATCATCCTCTCACATAAATCAAATAGAAGATACTACAAATGGAAACATTACCTTACCTAGGAAagtatgaaaaataaagttaatttaCTTTGGAGAGCATGGATGGCATAGAAAGGCACAATACTTGCCTCAGGATTGTTTGTAATTTCACACAATTCCAGTGGTTTCACTGTGTGTGATTCCCAGCGTCATGATGTGGTTCATGGCCTAAGGGATGTGCAAAATACCCCACTGAAAGGGGCTGCAGGAATATTTCATGATCCCATGGAAAGTGCCAAGACCCTGCTTGCTCTGTGTGGAAGCTCAGGAGATCTTCCTTTATTTGAGGAACATAGAGAATAATGAGGCATCCCTGGAGAAAACTGCTATTGAGTCTTTCCTGACCTGAAAAACCTCCACATGTGTATGACCCAGATTGAACTTTTCAGCTGCACACACTGTGCTTAGGTCATTAGCTGAGATTGTTAACGAGGCAGGCAGTCGgtcacagctgcagcagtggggttttttggctaTCTCGAGCCAGAGCACATTCATCAGAGCGTGCAACAACAAATGACTGAAGTGCTGAGCTGGATTCGGAGAGGTAGTGCACAGATAAAAGCCTCTAGAAGCCCTTTGCAATTCCCTTAGTCATCCATTCCCACTGAAAGCTTCTCTTTGGGAGTTTCCAGGAGCCTGGACGACCTTTGGTCGTCCTTCTGGTCAAAGCTCTTATCTGTGTAGTGCAGACCCGGCCTCTTTCTGCTTGCACTCTTCCAAAGTGGTTTTTATGGGATAAACAAGCTGTATTTGCTGATGCACGCTTCCTTATCAAATGGACAGCACGCTTCTCCTGAATGGTGGGTCACACGCGCTGCTGGGCCagctccaggaattccagggcGGCTGCCTCATGGCTCGTCAAGCACTCTCTCGCAGCCATGGGctgcaaaaaaatcacagcCACCCTGTGATGGGGCCTTATCTTAGAGCCCACCAGGAGTTTCCCTGTGTTGCAAAGCACCTTTAGGTTGATAATTGCAGGTCTTGGATCTTTTTTATGAGATAGCAATGTGATAGGCCCTGGTTTAGGGAGCTGTCACAATGCCAGACAGAAGACTACTTATTGAAGGAGAATTTCCCTTTTAGTGggtttctttaaaatataagtAAATAAGTAAAGCATTTTTGTACCTCAAGACCAGCTCACAGCTGAGACAAGATGCAAGATTCATCTGAGGAGAGATGAAAACCAGCCCTATGAATTTTTACCAACCCAAGAAGTTACTTTCCCGAAGAGGAAACATCTCAGGAATCACATGAAACGCAGCTGGTACAGAGCTACTGGACTACAGAAGGAGTTGTTTCTCTGCAAAGCAACAGCTTTCCATTACCCTAGTTGCTTCCTGTTACAACATTCCTTGTTGCCTTTCCTCCAGTTCCAGCATCTCCACAGAAATCAACCTTGCAGTCCATTCCTCCTTGGCTACAGGCTTTGCTGCCTTATGCCAAGCTGTAAATGTAATCAGAATAAGGCAGATACAGAGCAGAGGTGATCATGGAGCACTTAGCAAAAGGTGTACtcagtttttcattaaaaaaagaaaaatctcttcaccaaaacatctttaaaaaatcaaaatttgtCATGCGCAGCCTGCTATGGGGCAGGGCTTGTGGCTTAAAATGAGAGCAAGAAATACAATAATGCTTTAATTAATGCTTGCAAGGCACTTGAACATGGCACATGGTTCCTGTAAACCATGTTGATTAATTACCACCCGAGATCTTCTCGTTTGTTCGGAACCTTTCTGAGATGTGCCTTCTCATTTGCCTGATACAAAGCAACCCTCAGCAGGAGAGAACAAGTTGCTTCAAACATGGTTCAACTTTCTGCCAGTTTAATCTTCATCTCACTGACAGACTTCTGAATCTTAATTTAATTATAGTGCCTCAAATGTTTTGTGATAGCATATCTCTATCTCTCTGTACTgtgtttttttatgtttttttaagttGTTGTGGGATGGAGGAATAGATAATTTTTCCCAGTGTCCATTAAAATTCCCTTTGCCTGCAGTGCAGTATGTGCTCCATAAAAGAGATGAACCTGCTGCAAGTGAAATAAGCTGATGCTGCACTGTCTTTTTAGAGCAACAAAAATCTTTATAGATTATTTTCCCGAGTGCCATGAATCTCCTTCAAAGCCTTAAGTCACTGATACCAATTAATAAACTTAATAGTCTCATTTTCAATTCACATTCAGGCCATACAGAGCGTGTGCTCTGGCAGATGCTTGAAAGCTTTGCCTTTCAGAGATAAAATGTTACCTTGTGTGTGAGGGGGAGTGATTCAGGAGCAGAAAGACCTGTTAAAGTGCAGCACCTGAGGCCTCCTTGTTTTCTGAATTTACAGTCTCAGGCTGGCAGTCGTATAAATGAGTGATGCTCTCTGATGTTCTCTTCCAGGCAGGCAACGAAATTGGCAGGGAGTCTTGGGTTTTGTGCTGATGTGTCCagaattcaaataatttcattccCAGCTATAATGACAATTGGAGGCAGAGTATTACCTtgagaaaagagaagggaaagacGGCTTCTGGATCCTGTATTGAATTAACAACCGATTCCCATTTACTCTCTCCCCTGAAAACTCTATTATGCAGGGCTCTTATTGCCCTTATTCAAGGGCAGGGAATTAAAAAAGTGATATCGATGGTAATGCTCTCATCTTCCTGCCATGACACTGAATAATGGGGACAAAGAAGGGGAATCTTGACGGATGATACGCCTTTTAAAATACTGCTGATagcaaaaacacagaaaggacGATGCATTTGAGTATCAGGGATGAAGTCATATTcagatttttgtgctttttgcttAGGACTTTAAATCAGCTTTGCTTccctttttgctgctgtttttggaacattttattttcttgtttttgcaGGAGAGAATCCTTACTGAAAGGAACATAATCAAGGTGAAGTAAAGTGTTGCTTACATTAATTCCAAGAGAAATCTGCTCTCTCTCCTCCTGGACTTGGAGAACaagcactgggaatgctggcaCAGAAAAGTCCAGCGACagatttttatcattatttgGGGAGAGCAAGATGCAGTATTGCTGAAATGGAGGCTCTTCTGTCACTTTCCAGTTCAACTTAAGCTTTTTCTGAAGTTACATGGACTAAATAAAACTGGTAGTCTTATAAAAAAATGGTATCTGCTGTGGACCCTTTCCTTTACAAATACATACACTTAGgtctaaaaaaattatttccctgtgTAAGCTAGACCTTACACAAAATAATGAGTGGGCTTGCATTAGGAAATTTTATGGAATAAATAAGAACATCTCCATTCTACAATTGGGTAAATTAGAAGCAAAATACTGAACTACCTTGCCAAAAGTCACTTTCTGAGGTGAGAACAAAACACCAAGCCTATAAGGCCTCTCTTAGCTATTAACACTCTTCCCTGATCTCAGCCCAGGTGTAAATGAGGTCTCTTGCCCTaaattttcaaagttttctgTGAGGAGAAATCATGAAAATCAGCCCTGTTATGGCTCACACTCTGTGTATGTGTGACATGACCTGGAGAACCATTGTGTACCTGCACCCTACCTCAGCATCCTGGCTACACCCACCAAGCTTTGTAAATGAACTCATTAATGTCTTTAGGCTTTGTTTCTAGCTGGACAGAATATTTGCAGGGAGTCACTGTGAATGAAGAGAGCTGATAACTGTATTTTCCTTGCCTTTCCTTGCCTCTGCTGGCAGGAATTCAGGCTAATAATTACAATTATTACCAGCTGCCTGTGGCCTCCAGAGGTCAGCATATCACTGGAAAATAGCTAAATACCAGCACCCTCAAACTGTACTTTCCAAGTGTTACTCATTAGGTGTAGTTTCCAATTTCACTGATAACAAGATTTAAAGGGTTTGTCCCCAACTCTACTTGTGAgagcaaaagcaagaaaagagcTCTCAGAATATGCATTGTAAAATGCAGAACATCGTCATTGATCAGTGGCTGGGACATCCCCTGGGTGACAAGTTTATTGAGAATAGTCAAGTAGACATCCACAGGTTTAGGCACTGTTGCTGATGTGTCAGTAGTGATGGAGTGAATGGACCTGCCAAGCACCTTCTGGGAGTGCCAGACTTGCTCAGTTGTGGGAAAAGCTTCAATTTTTAGTGCCTTACAACACAACTTGCAGTTGTTGCCCCAGTCTCAGAAAGAATAATGTAGAACCAGAGATGAGAAATAAGAGTTTATCAGAGGCATTAAACAGACTAGTCCCCCCAGGAAAAGTCAGTTGGAGAGAATATGCTATCATAGAatatggaatggtttgggttggaagggaccttaaagatgacTGAAATTAATTCTTTCTAAATACATTTATTGGCTCTCGTGATATCCTGGATTCAATAATCCAGAGCAAAATCAGGATGAGCTAGCTTTCTAAAAGACCCAAATCTTATACCATCTCCATGATCTCCATGATCAGATAGACTCAATCTGTTGCAAAAACCAGAACTCATAAACACCAAAGAGCCTTGGTGTCACACAACACTAATTTCTCCTACAGCACAATCTAATTTCTTAGAATAAAGAGCACAAGATTTACTGAGCCCTCGATGTTCTCACATTTGTGCTTTGAAATGCAACAAGTAGATCCAGTTGTAGCAGAGTAGAAACCCTgctacaaaaatataaaattaataatacaaacaaaaattccagcacaaatcacaaaaaaaccccaaaacactcaaatctttctttatttttattaaagctgCAGAGTCTTACTACACACgacaaatattttattgatataATCTAAGTTAATAAAATAGTTGAACAACTCTTTAGATTTATATTTGTATAGAAATGATCTGGGGAACATCTTGTCTTGAGACAGCAGTGCCCAAAAACAACTATTCAgcagggttttttaaaagaagagttTGGGACTAGAGGATGTACTGTTTATTctcaaaggaaaaaggaaaaatccatgCAAAAATAACTCCCACCCAAAGTGTAAGGCCATATGGAATGACCACGTGAGGGATGGCTCCTTCCTTCCAGTATTCCTCGTCACGCCTACTGTGGGAGCTTGTCATCTAGACTCAGTAatgaaaacaagacagaaagaaaaccgAATTGCACAATCCTAGTCTGCAGGTGACAACGTCATAACATCTCTTTACAGAAGTCCCTACTCTGTTCCGGTTGGGAGGATGGGTTACGGTGCTGCGTCTGTCCCCGGCTGCCAGCTGATGTCAGTTCTTGTCCGTACTGCGAACACAGGTCAGTCTAGCTACTATTGCTTTGCTCTCCCCCCTTCACCTGGGTGTAGTTTACATTCTACTTAGCACTGCCTGCCAAGGGCCTACTGCGTGGTGTTTCCCTCCGTTTCAAAGCCCGCAGCCCAAGGGATGATGTCCTGGTGCAGCCGGGCGCGGGAGGTGTCTGTCACAGAGCGCAGGCATGTCCGTGCTAGATCATGCCGTTGATCTTAGTCCACTCGTAGATGTCCTGCTCGCACACGATGTCTGAGTTGATGAGGAGGTACCTGTCCCCCACACAGAAATGCTTCTGGCAGGCAGCACACTTGAAGCACTCAAGGTGATAGACCTTGTCCTTCACCCGCATGGTCATCTCGTAGGCACGGATCCGCTTCTCGCAGGAAGCACACAGCCCGTCCTGGCCAAAGAGCCTGCAACCACACAGCACAGAGgtgagcacagctcctgtgctggccAGCTAGGCAAAACCACATCAAAACGAGAGCACAGTGCCCCTGATCCATTAGGACCAGTGTGGAGTTAGAGAGAGGTCACATGCAAGCTCTCCAGCAGAACTGGAAACTTTGCAACACCaaaaattgaaacagaaaatgcaaggTCCTCACCTTggataaaatcacagaatgggttgggttgaaAGGAAATTTAATGTCCATCCTGTGCCACCgcctgccaagggcagggacaccttccactactccaggttgctccaagccccatccaacctggcggtggacacttccagggatggagcagccacagcttccctgggtaacttgtgccagggcctcagcaccctcacagggaacgattttttccttaatatccaATCTACTCAAATCTATCAATATAATTGGCTTTCCTGATCAATGACCTTATCCTGAATTGGAGGAGCAAAGGTTGCCCAGAGCACTGCATGAAGTTGTGCCATATTAACACTTCCACTTCTGTGATCgacagaaattactttttgttagtattttttgcctttcttaaGCTGTTGCTCTGTAATTTACAGAAAGGAGTTGGAATAAGCCATGGTCTAAGGTCCTGCCTTTTGTCTGTGCCTCCACACTGGAAATCCTTTCGAGCGTTCCTATATCCATAAAGGCACTTCTGATTCATGAAGTCACTCCCGATGGGTTTCAGAAGGACACATTCTAAGATCTTCTATATACCTGTGAGACAGATTTTATGCTGTGGACTGTTCTTTAATCCACATAGAGAAACCATGCTGAGATCCTCATGATATTGTCTATGAAAAGGAGACTCTAATGAATGCCTGCAGAGTTTATTAAGTCAAATCAGTAATAAAGAAACATGAATATATagatattttattcttaaaagaGATGAATGCTACAGGTGATGTATTCATTGAGTTTGACTTCTAAACTTGCATACTAATTCTGGAAAGAGTTTTTCCACCTCCTACACATCTCCTGCATGTACTGTGCCTGATTTAAATCACCTTCTGAACTAGAAAAAGGATGTCTGGTAAATTAAAAGACCTTTAAGGAGAAAGAACATAATTCCTTTTGTCTACCAGGAGATGTCAGTGTTTACTTCTGCCCAGTGAAAGTAACGCTAAGGTTACACAAAGGTTGccaaatttttcattaatgaGGGAAGATATTATCTGTTGCAttattaaatacataaaaacGTTGGATTTAACTGCAAGAAAATGCAGTAATTGTATTGCCATATTTCCTGTTGCTTCCATTTTAAGATGAAAAGTATCTGGGAAGTGTAATTAACACCGGGCCACTGCTGGATTTGCAAGTGGTCCCATTAGCAGAACTCAGtccttaatttcttttcagcaaaATTCCCATCAGCAAAACCCAGGGACAGCATAATTAGGAAGTCCACTGAGactttggtttcatttttattggCAGATAAATTACCCTCCagtaaaaaaaatggaaaaataccCAATATCATTATTCTGTTCCACAAACCTCCTGACATGTTAAGGATACATTAGAAGAAGTGGGACACAACCAACACAGCAAAGATCAATACATTTTAATCTAAAATGTAAAGatcctttgtttttaatttttgtgaagTATCTTGGTCTCCAACTAATCCTTTACTTACAAGTTTTGGCAAAACAGGCAGGCAGAGAGTTATTGATGAAAGCACCCATAACAACTGTATTTGTAGgatctgattctgcaaaatgTGCAAATTCTTGTCTATTCAGCACCAGGCTTAAGAATGCCAAAAACCCAAATGATCTTTCACCTCTTACTTGGAATTAAACACCTTTAACCTTCAAGGCAATACtgggagaagaagaaaactcCTTAAAACCATTCAGGGGCATCAGTTTATTGCCAGCTCAGTGGGAGATTGCTGGAATTCAGCCCCTTTTCCAATTTCTGCTTGCCAGAATGCCACACTGACCCTCCATCTGGAGCTATGGGGTTAGGTATGTGCAGAATGATAGATGCCAACAACTCTGAGTCCTAGGAGTTCTCTCTGTATTCTTCACATTATCAAATAATTCTGGTTTGTCCACAATGCGTAGCATTGCTTTCATTTCCATTaaagatgctttttttccccccaaatttttaaagtttcagcTATAAACAACTCCAAGTTGCTTATCTAACCAACACAGATAATCCTAGTTTTATCTATAACTCACTGAAGAATCCCAGCAATACTAAAAGCGTCTGTATATGAATCCCAAAAATaggaggacaggctgagagagctggggctgtgcactctggagaaggctttggggagacattagagccccttccagtgcctaaaggcATTCTAGGAGAGTTGGAGACAGACTTTagacaagggatggaggaatGGGACAAAAAGGACTTTAAAGTGACAGAGGGTGTGTTTAGTTGAtatattgggaaggaattcttccctgagGTGAAGTCCTGCAtaggttacccagagaagctgtggaaggCCATGTTGGAGGGGCATTGGAGCAACCTATCCTAATGGAAGGTGTCAGAGAGGCTGAAACAAGAGGAGCTGTAAGGtccctttccagcccaaacgATTCAGGGATTCCAAGACAGGAGCCCACACAGCAAACCTGGGCTTGCAGACACGGTTACACCCGTTGCCAGACCTTGAGAGCCATCCCAAATGAATTCCTCATTCCCAGCTGTATTCAATAAAGGAtgggcaggagggagaaagggTGTGAGGGGTGGGATGCATACCTGAGATAGTCTCtcctgcagagcttcctgcccaGTTTGTAGTAGAGGCGCCTGCCCACCTCGCCAAGGCGGCAGCCGCACAGGTCGCAGCTGAGGCAGTCCTCGTGCCAGTACTGGTCGATGGCCTTCAGGAAATAGCGGTCCCCGATGTTCTGCTGGCACCCCCCACATGTCAGCAGTGACGGGGGGATCTGCAGCACCTCATCCACCGGCTCCCTGAGGGAACGAGACAACCGCTGGATTGAGGGAAACCCATCCCGAGaaggaggaaagcaaaataaaccacGAGCTTGGACAGGTTAGGACAGGGAGGGTGTCCTCGGTTTTGCTCATTTTCACCTGGGCTAAGAAAAGCACACAAGGGATTTTGCACTTTCTGTTGGGAAATGGATATTTGGAGACTAAGTTTGATGCTGTCACTTTTCAGAACAGCATGAAGTGAATAAACACAGCAGCTGATTCTGTTGCCAAAATGGTTTAAGTCT
It contains:
- the LMO2 gene encoding rhombotin-2 isoform X1, whose amino-acid sequence is MCACGHLHVSVTEGEGEERDGGNPVNVIAGRRGSAAGDKAPRADGLCGGGGGRAHHRHATKEPALPMSSAIERKSLDPSEEPVDEVLQIPPSLLTCGGCQQNIGDRYFLKAIDQYWHEDCLSCDLCGCRLGEVGRRLYYKLGRKLCRRDYLRLFGQDGLCASCEKRIRAYEMTMRVKDKVYHLECFKCAACQKHFCVGDRYLLINSDIVCEQDIYEWTKINGMI
- the LMO2 gene encoding rhombotin-2 isoform X3 codes for the protein MGGGNPVNVIAGRRGSAAGDKAPRADGLCGGGGGRAHHRHATKEPALPMSSAIERKSLDPSEEPVDEVLQIPPSLLTCGGCQQNIGDRYFLKAIDQYWHEDCLSCDLCGCRLGEVGRRLYYKLGRKLCRRDYLRLFGQDGLCASCEKRIRAYEMTMRVKDKVYHLECFKCAACQKHFCVGDRYLLINSDIVCEQDIYEWTKINGMI
- the LMO2 gene encoding rhombotin-2 isoform X2, which produces MCVSLCLGAAGGNPVNVIAGRRGSAAGDKAPRADGLCGGGGGRAHHRHATKEPALPMSSAIERKSLDPSEEPVDEVLQIPPSLLTCGGCQQNIGDRYFLKAIDQYWHEDCLSCDLCGCRLGEVGRRLYYKLGRKLCRRDYLRLFGQDGLCASCEKRIRAYEMTMRVKDKVYHLECFKCAACQKHFCVGDRYLLINSDIVCEQDIYEWTKINGMI